One window of Rissa tridactyla isolate bRisTri1 chromosome 12, bRisTri1.patW.cur.20221130, whole genome shotgun sequence genomic DNA carries:
- the LOC128916587 gene encoding E3 ubiquitin-protein ligase RNF182-like isoform X2, whose product MAHQDGGRGLQPPVHVAPELECKICYSRYDARARRPKLLRCGHRLCSKCLRKMVALGNASPRQLRCPFCRQHSPVPGGDVQQLQDDGEALALVTGHERAKKQGVPRSPEVLLCPSVLEPTAGPDCLVVTILEVPEDVAPPEGLGGLEVVRLYRPASLGTLPCHGPGQKCRSWGWRAVPRFILGVLCLLYFSSLPFGIYLLLIEHHSLGIVLVSLVPSTLLLCIVYSLCQCLCREVFGFPHS is encoded by the coding sequence ATGGCCCACCAGGACggcgggcgggggctgcagccACCCGTACACGTAGCCCCCGAGCTGGAGTGCAAGATCTGCTACAGCCGCTACGACGCCCGCGCCCGCAGGCCCAAGCTGCTGCGCTGCGGCCATCGCCTCTGCTCCAAGTGCCTGCGCAAGATGGTGGCGCTGGGGAACGCGTCGCCCCGCCAGCTCCGCTGCCCCTTCTGCCGCCAGCACAGCCCGGTGCCCGGTGGGGacgtgcagcagctgcaggacgACGGCGAGGCGCTGGCGCTGGTGACAGGCCATGAGCGGGCCAAGAAGCAGGGTGTCCCCCGGTCCCCCGAGGTTCTCCTCTGCCCCAGCGTACTGGAGCCCACGGCCGGCCCCGACTGCCTGGTCGTCACCATCCTGGAGGTGCCGGAGGACGTGGCCCCGCCGGAGggcctgggagggctggaggtggTGCGGCTGTACCGCCCCGCCAGCCTGGGCACGCTGCCCTGCCACGGCCCCGGGCAGAAGTGCCGCTCCTGGGGGTGGCGAGCCGTCCCCCGCTTCATCCTGGGCGTCCTCTGCCTCCTCTACTTCAGCTCCCTGCCCTTCGGCATCTACCTCCTGCTCATCGAGCACCACAGCCTGGGCATCGTCCTGGTCAGCCTCGTGccctccaccctcctcctctgCATCGTCTACAGCCTCTGCCAGTGTCTGTGCCGAGAGGTCTTCGGGTTCCCCCACTCCTGA
- the LOC128916587 gene encoding uncharacterized protein LOC128916587 isoform X1 gives MCAHGPESQPHPGLYQKQRGQQGEGGDAAPLLRSGETPPGVPHPALGPLAQKRHGPVGASPEEATKMMSGLEHLCCEDRLGETGKSLEKRRLQGDLIAAFQYLSGAYEKDGNKYLNRACHNRTREQCRLCKGGAQAGAAAGARCSLRAIQAGLLVACPPPPLPQTEQELCREHSSSQETDPSWGIASAWSLAGPRQLATTRRRQEEDGQSPGAPAAGLAPARLRVHSVNSSVHGARAPRRAAPIASVFLSHMCESRVRRRCVP, from the exons ATGTGCGCtcacggcccagaaagccaaccccatcctgggctgtatcaaaagcaacgtggccagcagggcgagggaggcgatgctgcccctctgctccgctctggggagaccccacctggagtaccgcatccagctctggggcccctggcacagaaaagacatggacctgttggagcgagtccagaggaggccacaaaaatgatgagcgggctggagcacctctgctgtgaggacaggctgggagagacggggaagagcctggagaagagaaggctccagggagaccttattgcggcctttcaatacttatcgggggcttatgagaaagatgggaacaaataTTTGAACAGGGCCTGTcacaacaggacaaggg AACAGTGCAGGCTTTGCAAAgggggagcccaggctggagcggCTGCGGGAGCTCGTTGCAGCCTACGAGCAATTCAGGCCGGACTCTTGGTtgcttgtcctcctcctcctctaccgcagacagagcaggagctgtgccgagagcacagcagcagccaggagacTGATCCCAGTTGGGGAATCGCGAGTGCTTGGAGCCTGGCAGGGCCCCGGCAGCTGGCCACAACCCGGCGCCGGCAGGAGGAGGACGGGCAGAGCCCGGGGGCTCCTGCGGCCGGACTGGCACCAGCACGGCTCCGTGTCCATAGTGTAAATAGTTCTGTCCATGGCGCCCGTGCTCCTCGCAGGGCTGCTCCCATCGCATCCGTGTTTCTTTCCCACATGTGTGAGTCCCGTGTTCGCCGACGCTGTGTACCGTAG
- the LOC128916577 gene encoding iroquois-class homeodomain protein irx-3-like, whose amino-acid sequence MAAPRGEGSPGREPGGCGGPWGALRGPPQALLPCPCPMLAGYSLLPPSLSLLAPSVSPAYEVSPGLLPSAGLCPPCCRQPLPVEPGRAKVAAARESTGALKAWLARHPRNPYPSKGEKVMLAVVSRMSLTQVSTWFANARRRLKKENKASWAPRGASDSEDSEGEGATPAAPPGPDPSPVQDGCGYSPEVGPGPGQGKQPQKAKIWSVAAMLASPPGESRCPPGVSEQG is encoded by the exons atGGCAGCTCCTCGGGGCGAGGGGAGCCCAGGCAGAGagccggggggctgtggggggccctggggagccctgcggGGTCCCCCCCAAGCcctgctgccctgtccctgccccatgcTGGCCGGCTACAGCCTGCTGCCGCCCTCCCTGAGCCTCCTGGCGCCCTCG GTCTCACCAGCCTACGAGGTGTCCCCGGGGCTGCTGCCCAGCGCCGGGCTCTGCCCGccctgctgccggcagcccctTCCCGTGGAGCCGGGGCGGGCGAAGGTGGCAGCGGCACGGGAGAGCACCGGGGCGCTGAAGGCCTGGCTGGCGCGGCACCCCAGGAACCCCTACCCCAGCAAGGGGGAGAAGGTGATGCTGGCCGTGGTCAGCCGCATGAGCCTCACCCAGGTCTCCACCTGGTTCGCCAACGCCCGCCGGCGcctcaagaaggagaacaaggcGAGCTGGGCACCGCGCGGCGCCTCGGACAGCGAGGACAGCGAGGGTGAGGGGGCTACACCAgctgccccccccggccctgacCCCAGCCCTGTGCAGGATGGGTGCGGGTACAGCCCCGAGGTGGGGCCAGGCCCCGGGCAAGGCAAGCAGCCCCAGAAAGCCAAGATCTGGAGCGTGGCAGCGATGCTGGCATCTCCCCCCGGCGAGAGCAGGTGCCCCCCGGGGGTGTCAGAGCAGGGGTAG